One window of Salegentibacter sp. Hel_I_6 genomic DNA carries:
- a CDS encoding family 43 glycosylhydrolase: MKNFKKLIAIATILCGAMLNAQEVVPETYINPLDIDYTYMVYNSSKNISYRSGADPAVIEFQGEYYMFVTRSFGYWYSKDLINWEFIKPEQWYFEGSNAPTAFNYNDSLVYFAGDPAGYGSILYTDDPKSGKWTPTASISNNIQDSELFIDDDGKTYLYWGSSNVHPLKVKMLDKDDRFLETGVEKELINLVEEEHGWERFGENNYHPTLKEGYMEGASMTKHDGKYYLQYAAPGTQFNVYADAAYVGETPLGPFKYMKNNPMSLKPGGFTNGAGHGITMQQTNGQYWHFATMALASNSHWERRLAMFPTYFDDEGLMYTITSYGDYPLYGPDHPTKAGLHNGWMLLSYKGKTTVSSSQMQVRKSTATDGDFDITEMPLEKNGEGEIISKLLTDESPKSFWVAEANDDKQWVEIEMLAPGNIYAFQLNFHDQESGIYTRTEGLRHRYTLEVSEDGENWKTVVDRSKSFEDTPNAYIPLNQPVKAKYVRYNNIAVPGNNLALSEIRVFGKGLGQKPAKVKGFEISRKEDRRDISLEWKPVKGAQGYNIRWGIAPDKLYHSWLIYDENEHFMRSLDRDTEYYFSIEAFNENGISKRSEILQAE, translated from the coding sequence ATGAAAAATTTCAAAAAGTTAATTGCAATTGCCACCATACTTTGTGGTGCAATGTTAAATGCACAGGAAGTGGTGCCGGAAACCTATATCAATCCCCTTGATATTGATTATACCTATATGGTTTATAATTCCAGTAAGAATATTTCTTATCGTTCGGGTGCCGATCCTGCCGTAATTGAATTTCAGGGCGAATATTATATGTTTGTTACCCGTTCTTTTGGGTACTGGTATTCTAAAGATTTGATCAATTGGGAATTTATTAAACCAGAACAATGGTATTTTGAAGGTTCCAATGCCCCAACCGCTTTTAATTATAATGACTCCCTAGTTTATTTTGCCGGAGATCCTGCAGGTTATGGAAGTATTTTGTACACCGATGATCCGAAAAGTGGTAAGTGGACACCAACGGCTTCAATTTCTAATAACATCCAGGATTCAGAATTGTTTATTGATGATGACGGGAAAACCTATTTGTATTGGGGTTCGTCTAATGTACATCCACTTAAGGTTAAAATGCTGGATAAAGACGATCGTTTTCTTGAAACCGGGGTCGAAAAGGAACTTATTAACCTGGTAGAAGAAGAACACGGTTGGGAACGCTTTGGCGAAAACAATTACCACCCAACCTTGAAAGAAGGATATATGGAAGGTGCTTCCATGACCAAACACGATGGAAAATACTATTTGCAATATGCAGCGCCCGGGACACAATTTAATGTTTATGCCGATGCCGCTTACGTAGGCGAAACACCACTTGGTCCTTTTAAATACATGAAAAACAATCCTATGAGTTTAAAGCCGGGCGGCTTTACCAATGGTGCCGGCCACGGGATTACCATGCAACAAACCAACGGACAATACTGGCATTTTGCCACCATGGCCCTCGCTTCTAATTCTCATTGGGAACGCAGGCTGGCTATGTTTCCAACCTATTTTGATGACGAAGGTTTAATGTACACCATTACCAGCTATGGCGATTATCCTTTGTACGGTCCAGATCATCCTACGAAAGCAGGACTGCACAATGGCTGGATGTTGCTTTCCTATAAAGGAAAAACAACCGTTTCTTCTTCACAAATGCAGGTTAGAAAAAGCACTGCCACAGATGGTGATTTTGATATTACCGAAATGCCTTTGGAAAAGAATGGTGAAGGTGAAATTATTTCCAAGCTATTAACCGATGAAAGTCCGAAATCTTTTTGGGTTGCTGAAGCTAATGACGATAAGCAATGGGTGGAGATAGAAATGCTGGCGCCCGGAAATATCTATGCTTTTCAGCTGAATTTTCACGACCAGGAATCTGGTATTTATACCCGTACCGAAGGTTTACGACACCGGTATACCTTAGAGGTTTCAGAAGATGGTGAAAACTGGAAAACTGTTGTAGATAGAAGTAAGAGTTTTGAAGATACACCAAATGCCTACATTCCGCTTAATCAGCCAGTAAAGGCTAAATACGTGCGCTATAATAATATTGCAGTTCCGGGGAATAATCTCGCTCTATCTGAAATTAGGGTTTTTGGGAAAGGTTTAGGTCAAAAGCCTGCTAAGGTTAAGGGATTCGAAATTTCTCGAAAGGAAGACAGGAGAGATATTTCCCTGGAGTGGAAGCCGGTGAAAGGTGCCCAGGGTTATAATATTCGCTGGGGAATCGCCCCGGATAAATTATACCATTCATGGTTAATTTATGATGAAAATGAACATTTTATGCGCAGCCTGGACCGTGATACAGAGTATTATTTCAGTATTGAAGCATTCAATGAAAATGGCATATCTAAAAGATCTGAAATATTACAAGCAGAATAA
- a CDS encoding prolyl oligopeptidase family serine peptidase: MKKRFLYVLAVLLVILLIVPFSVEAQENEAFKKEHFIKNADTLNYRILFPKNFSEEKEYPVVLFLHGAGERGSDNQSQLTHGSDLFLEHQEEFSAIVIFPQAPKDDYWAKVEVNRDTVPFQFDFMNEKPATKSLQLVMELMDKMTSKDYVNKDRIYVGGLSMGGMGTFEIIYKKPEMFAAAFAICGGANPEIAKEYPEGFNIWLFHGKKDDVVLPKYSEAMARSINHYGGNAKLSLYPDDNHNSWDSAFAEPNLLPWLFSHSLENEK, translated from the coding sequence ATGAAAAAGAGATTCTTATACGTCTTAGCGGTTTTACTGGTGATTTTACTCATAGTACCATTTTCAGTAGAAGCACAGGAGAATGAAGCTTTTAAAAAGGAACATTTTATAAAAAATGCTGATACTCTAAATTACCGCATTCTATTTCCAAAGAATTTTTCTGAAGAAAAGGAATATCCTGTGGTTTTGTTTCTGCACGGTGCTGGAGAAAGAGGTAGTGATAACCAGTCACAATTAACCCACGGCAGTGATTTGTTTTTAGAGCATCAGGAAGAATTTTCCGCAATAGTTATTTTTCCGCAGGCACCAAAAGATGATTACTGGGCAAAGGTAGAAGTGAATCGGGATACGGTTCCTTTTCAATTCGATTTTATGAATGAAAAGCCCGCAACGAAATCTCTACAATTAGTCATGGAACTTATGGATAAAATGACTTCCAAAGATTACGTCAATAAAGATCGAATTTACGTGGGCGGACTTTCAATGGGAGGAATGGGAACCTTCGAGATAATTTATAAAAAGCCTGAAATGTTTGCAGCAGCCTTTGCTATTTGCGGTGGGGCCAATCCGGAAATAGCAAAAGAATATCCGGAAGGTTTTAATATTTGGCTTTTCCACGGAAAAAAAGATGATGTAGTACTTCCAAAATATTCTGAAGCAATGGCTCGGTCTATTAATCACTATGGTGGCAATGCCAAGCTTTCTTTATACCCAGACGACAATCATAATAGCTGGGATTCAGCATTTGCAGAACCTAATTTATTGCCCTGGTTATTCTCGCATAGCCTGGAAAATGAAAAATAA
- a CDS encoding metallophosphoesterase — MNYELTYFNRIRSFILILGTVLITGFSLAQQKSFEFVVLPDTQTYVEEYPEIYLHQMRWLANNKDRFSFALHVGDITQNNNGKEWDIAKKGFNLIQGKVPYSFALGNHDMGSESGEFADTRNTAMANAYFSPNEIPNLVASFPEGKIDNLLSEFKIGDQNWMVLSLEFGPRNKTIKWADEMIEKYSEHNFIIATHAYVYEDSTLHDGEDWWLPENYGIGEDAGEEAPNNGGQLWEKLIKKHHNISMVFSGHILKSGVGTLVSEGENGNKVYQMLANYQKGVEGSENGGNGFLRIIKVNPENQRIEVKTYSPWLDEFKTEKAHDFTFENIQLK; from the coding sequence ATGAATTACGAGCTAACATATTTTAACCGTATTCGGAGTTTTATTCTGATACTTGGCACAGTATTGATTACAGGTTTCTCATTGGCTCAACAGAAGTCTTTTGAATTTGTAGTACTGCCGGATACCCAGACTTATGTTGAAGAATATCCAGAAATCTATTTGCATCAAATGCGTTGGTTAGCCAATAATAAAGATAGATTTTCCTTTGCCCTGCACGTGGGAGACATTACCCAGAATAACAACGGTAAAGAATGGGATATTGCTAAAAAAGGCTTCAATCTTATCCAGGGAAAAGTTCCATATTCTTTCGCTTTAGGAAATCACGATATGGGAAGTGAAAGCGGGGAATTTGCCGATACCCGGAATACCGCTATGGCCAATGCCTACTTTTCACCAAATGAGATTCCTAATCTTGTAGCTTCATTTCCCGAAGGAAAAATTGATAATCTTTTGAGTGAGTTTAAGATCGGGGATCAAAATTGGATGGTTTTGTCGTTGGAGTTTGGTCCCAGAAATAAAACTATTAAGTGGGCAGATGAGATGATAGAAAAATATTCGGAGCATAATTTCATCATAGCAACCCACGCTTATGTTTACGAAGATAGCACACTGCACGACGGTGAGGATTGGTGGCTTCCTGAGAACTACGGAATAGGGGAGGATGCCGGCGAAGAAGCTCCAAATAATGGTGGTCAACTCTGGGAAAAACTAATTAAAAAGCACCATAATATTTCAATGGTGTTTTCCGGGCATATTCTTAAATCTGGCGTTGGAACTTTAGTAAGCGAAGGTGAAAATGGGAATAAGGTTTACCAGATGCTTGCCAATTATCAAAAAGGGGTGGAAGGCTCAGAAAATGGTGGAAATGGTTTTTTAAGAATTATTAAAGTTAATCCCGAAAATCAAAGAATTGAAGTAAAAACCTACTCGCCCTGGCTTGACGAGTTTAAGACAGAAAAAGCACACGATTTCACTTTTGAAAATATTCAATTAAAATAA
- a CDS encoding glucoamylase family protein codes for MTNYQSILSFFIISLLLFGCKSESEKNKNELEKSETETLSEEALLDTVQKQTLKYFWDYAEPNSGMARERYHPDGDYPKNDEHVVTTGGSGFGLMAIVSGMERKWIQRDSAVARLDKIADFLNNAPRFHGVWPHWLNGETGDVQAFSDKDNGGDLVETSFLAQGFIVVREYLKNGNEEEKAVAAKYDELWKGIEWEWYTNNKNGLYWHWSPDYQWEMDFMIEGYNECLITYVMAASSPDHAIDAKAYHDGWARSGNIVSDKEAYGIPLILKHNTRGDKAGPLFWAHYSYLGLNPKGLEDKYANYWDLNVNHTKINYEYTQENPNNSETYNENSWGLTASYTRNEDDGIGYTAHSPDDDKGVVSPTAAISSIPYTPELSMNAMRYFFEDQNELLWGPAGFYDAYSLEGEDWVAPKYLAIDQGPQVVMIENYRSGLIWDLFMGAPEVQNGLEKLGFNTSD; via the coding sequence ATGACTAACTATCAATCAATTTTAAGCTTTTTCATCATCAGCCTACTACTTTTTGGCTGCAAAAGCGAATCAGAAAAAAATAAAAATGAGCTAGAAAAGTCAGAAACTGAAACACTCTCAGAAGAAGCATTATTAGATACGGTTCAGAAGCAAACCCTTAAATATTTCTGGGATTACGCTGAACCAAATTCCGGAATGGCACGAGAACGCTATCATCCTGACGGGGATTACCCGAAAAACGATGAGCACGTAGTAACCACAGGAGGCTCAGGATTCGGACTTATGGCTATAGTTTCAGGAATGGAACGGAAATGGATTCAGCGTGATTCAGCGGTTGCCCGCTTGGATAAAATTGCTGATTTTTTAAATAATGCTCCGAGATTTCACGGGGTATGGCCACACTGGTTAAACGGTGAAACAGGCGATGTACAGGCTTTTAGCGATAAAGATAATGGAGGGGATCTTGTGGAAACTTCATTTTTGGCGCAGGGATTTATTGTAGTTCGTGAATATTTAAAAAATGGAAATGAAGAAGAAAAAGCCGTAGCAGCAAAATATGATGAGCTTTGGAAAGGCATTGAATGGGAATGGTACACCAACAACAAAAACGGACTCTACTGGCACTGGTCACCAGATTACCAGTGGGAAATGGACTTTATGATAGAAGGCTATAACGAGTGTTTGATCACTTACGTAATGGCTGCTTCTTCTCCAGATCACGCGATTGATGCCAAAGCTTATCACGATGGTTGGGCTCGTAGCGGGAATATAGTAAGTGATAAAGAGGCTTATGGAATTCCTTTAATACTAAAGCATAACACTCGCGGCGATAAAGCCGGACCACTTTTTTGGGCCCATTATTCTTATTTAGGGTTGAATCCGAAAGGTCTTGAAGATAAATATGCTAATTACTGGGATCTGAATGTAAATCATACCAAAATCAATTATGAGTACACCCAGGAAAACCCGAATAATTCTGAAACCTACAATGAAAATTCCTGGGGTCTAACTGCAAGTTATACCCGTAACGAAGATGATGGTATTGGCTATACCGCTCATTCTCCAGATGATGATAAAGGAGTGGTTTCGCCAACTGCGGCGATTAGTTCTATCCCTTATACTCCAGAACTTTCTATGAATGCGATGAGGTATTTCTTTGAGGATCAAAACGAATTGCTTTGGGGACCAGCCGGATTTTACGATGCTTATAGCCTTGAAGGTGAAGATTGGGTAGCTCCAAAATATCTGGCAATAGACCAGGGACCACAGGTTGTAATGATAGAAAATTACAGATCAGGCTTGATCTGGGATCTATTTATGGGCGCTCCCGAAGTACAAAACGGTCTCGAAAAATTAGGATTTAATACCTCTGATTAA
- a CDS encoding glucoamylase family protein: protein MKIKLLYIFILSIFLFGCSSSNDENDFSDDTSEEISEEEIEAPEEQIPSLSDEELLDNVQQQTFKYFWDFAATNSGLAKERSNDSNIITTGGSGFGLASFPAAVERGWISKTEAIQRLDKILTYLENVSTYHGAFAHWYRDDTGATQPFSANDDGGDIVETAFLIQGLLINRSYFAEETEIKNRITELWEAVEWDWYTQGENVIYWHWSPNFEFEKNLQVKGWNESLMVYILAAASPTHPVDAEVYHQGWASNGSIQTGRSYYGNSLPMGPELGGPLFFAHYSFIGLDPRNLSDQYADYWQQNVSHSLINYEYVVSNPNNYEGYSENSWGLTASTGYDGYSAHSPTNDKGIIAPTAAISSFPYTPEESMRAMRYFYEDLGDDLWGDYGFYDAFSEEVGWFADGYLAIDQGPIIAMIENYRTGLLWELFMQDEEIKAGLDKLDFNY, encoded by the coding sequence TTGAAAATAAAACTTCTATACATATTTATCCTCTCAATTTTTCTATTTGGATGCAGTTCATCTAATGATGAAAATGATTTTTCTGATGACACTTCTGAAGAAATTTCAGAAGAAGAAATTGAAGCACCTGAAGAACAAATTCCTTCACTTTCAGATGAAGAATTACTGGATAATGTACAGCAGCAAACGTTCAAATATTTTTGGGATTTTGCAGCCACAAATTCAGGACTTGCTAAAGAAAGATCTAATGACAGTAATATAATTACCACGGGTGGATCTGGTTTCGGATTGGCATCATTTCCTGCTGCAGTAGAACGAGGTTGGATTAGCAAAACAGAAGCAATACAACGACTCGATAAAATATTAACTTATTTAGAAAACGTTTCTACCTACCATGGAGCTTTTGCGCACTGGTATAGAGATGATACAGGTGCAACGCAGCCATTTTCTGCAAATGATGATGGTGGAGATATTGTAGAAACAGCTTTTTTAATTCAGGGACTCTTAATTAATAGAAGTTATTTTGCTGAAGAAACAGAAATTAAAAATCGAATAACAGAACTTTGGGAAGCTGTAGAATGGGATTGGTACACCCAGGGTGAAAATGTAATTTATTGGCACTGGTCTCCAAATTTTGAATTTGAAAAAAACTTACAGGTAAAAGGCTGGAATGAATCTCTAATGGTATATATTCTTGCAGCTGCCTCTCCAACCCATCCCGTAGATGCAGAGGTTTATCACCAGGGTTGGGCTTCTAATGGAAGCATTCAAACCGGCAGAAGTTATTACGGTAATTCCTTACCAATGGGACCCGAGTTAGGTGGGCCATTATTCTTTGCACATTATTCTTTTATAGGATTAGATCCCAGAAATCTAAGCGATCAATATGCTGATTATTGGCAACAAAATGTGTCACATAGCCTTATTAATTATGAATATGTAGTTAGTAACCCTAATAACTATGAGGGGTATAGCGAAAATTCCTGGGGTTTAACTGCAAGTACAGGCTACGATGGATATTCTGCCCATAGCCCTACAAATGATAAAGGAATAATTGCTCCAACTGCTGCGATCTCATCATTTCCATATACACCTGAAGAGTCTATGCGTGCTATGCGCTATTTCTATGAAGATTTAGGCGATGATCTTTGGGGAGATTATGGATTTTATGATGCTTTTTCTGAAGAAGTAGGTTGGTTTGCCGATGGTTATCTGGCAATAGATCAGGGGCCTATCATCGCAATGATAGAAAACTATCGAACTGGTTTACTTTGGGAGCTTTTTATGCAGGATGAAGAAATTAAAGCAGGATTAGATAAACTTGATTTTAACTACTAA
- a CDS encoding RagB/SusD family nutrient uptake outer membrane protein, with product MKYLNKIFITLFAISVLISCSEDFLDVDSRDRITAEDRDENFTAEDFVTGVYGNFTGFSYAFSYLGITEIISDNADKGSADSDTGGDKHVLDDLTFSSTIASLRAMWETWYKTIGRANYAIAVAQEENGENTNRLIGEAKFLRAVNYFFLVRSFGDVTIQGEMTLEDGSPVIDSDADLSERIPSDEVYDYIEQDLLDAIDVLPAKSEYSSQDLGRATRGAAQALLSKVYLYQENWTMAAEMANAVISSGEYGLEPNFEDIWREYSENGVESIFEIQARGEPIAKGVQQYSQVQGARGTSGWGWGFNVPSENLVDAFDAEGDEIRKNATIIFAGETLWDGRVVDPSVENPRYNEKAYSSANAGDSHGDKNVRMLRYAEVLLIKAEAEAQLGNIGAAEAALNQVRNRVDLAAVSGLGQQELLEKIWNERRLELAFEHDRWFDLIRTRQAPEAMAADGKSFQERHYLFPIPENQLIQTPEMEQNPGW from the coding sequence ATGAAATACTTAAATAAAATATTTATTACACTGTTTGCAATTAGTGTTTTAATTAGCTGTAGCGAAGATTTTTTAGACGTAGATTCTAGAGATCGTATCACAGCAGAAGATAGAGATGAAAATTTTACGGCAGAAGACTTCGTAACAGGTGTATATGGTAACTTCACAGGGTTCTCTTATGCATTTTCTTATCTAGGGATCACTGAAATTATTTCAGATAATGCAGATAAAGGAAGTGCTGATAGTGATACTGGTGGAGACAAACATGTATTAGATGATCTTACTTTTTCAAGTACTATAGCATCATTACGTGCAATGTGGGAAACCTGGTATAAAACGATTGGTCGTGCCAATTACGCAATCGCCGTTGCTCAAGAAGAAAATGGTGAGAATACGAATAGGCTAATTGGAGAAGCTAAATTCTTACGTGCTGTAAACTACTTTTTTTTAGTACGCTCTTTTGGTGATGTTACTATTCAGGGAGAGATGACGTTAGAAGACGGCTCACCAGTTATAGATTCTGATGCCGATCTTTCGGAAAGAATTCCAAGCGATGAAGTTTATGATTATATAGAGCAGGATTTACTTGATGCTATTGATGTATTACCCGCTAAAAGTGAATATTCAAGTCAGGATTTAGGACGCGCTACAAGAGGAGCTGCCCAAGCTTTACTATCCAAAGTATACTTATATCAGGAAAATTGGACTATGGCTGCAGAAATGGCTAATGCTGTTATTAGTTCTGGCGAGTATGGTTTAGAACCTAATTTCGAAGATATTTGGAGAGAATATTCAGAGAATGGGGTAGAATCAATTTTTGAAATTCAGGCCAGGGGTGAGCCTATAGCTAAAGGTGTACAGCAGTACTCACAAGTTCAGGGAGCTCGAGGAACCAGTGGCTGGGGCTGGGGCTTTAATGTGCCTTCAGAAAACCTGGTAGATGCTTTTGATGCAGAAGGAGATGAAATTCGTAAAAATGCTACTATTATTTTTGCAGGAGAAACTTTATGGGATGGTAGAGTGGTTGATCCATCTGTAGAAAATCCTCGTTATAATGAGAAAGCTTATTCCAGTGCTAACGCAGGAGATTCTCATGGTGATAAAAACGTTAGAATGTTGCGATATGCAGAGGTCCTTTTAATCAAAGCTGAGGCTGAGGCACAACTCGGGAATATTGGGGCAGCAGAAGCGGCCCTTAACCAGGTGCGTAATAGGGTAGATCTTGCTGCTGTTAGTGGTCTTGGCCAGCAAGAACTTCTTGAGAAGATTTGGAACGAAAGAAGATTGGAACTAGCCTTTGAGCATGATCGTTGGTTTGATTTGATAAGAACAAGACAAGCTCCAGAAGCTATGGCTGCAGATGGAAAAAGTTTTCAGGAAAGACACTATCTATTCCCAATTCCAGAAAATCAATTAATTCAGACTCCGGAAATGGAGCAGAATCCAGGTTGGTAG
- a CDS encoding TonB-dependent receptor, translating into MKLKLFSICLVLLSGFGFAQETKTITGVIVDQNEMPLPGAEVKVIDKEIFSVTDFDGNFTLENVEVGDAIRVTFLGFLPQQFTVAQDNEYTIALEEDTDQLDEVVVVGYGSQRRQDVTGAISKVSSEEITQQPASTATQALQGKVAGVNIVNSDQPGATPTVTIRGLGTALGGRNPLYVVDGVPVNDINNISPSSIESMDFLKDASSAAIYGVRAANGVVIVTTKRGKSGKTRFNMRSFYGVKPILNQVDMANASQYVQYFNEENAAIGSENRLVNNQPYDTNWYDELTQVGSINNTVFDVSGAGENIDYYFSFDFYEEEGLLQEQKFQRSTLTSNNTYKLFDDRLKITQNFNMAIRHETPKPLGSFNVAYRQSPLVPVFYPSGRYGGPFYNRSTGIATNMGAEGETIGRLTSHGNPVEAVDFFNEKLNSINLQGSVTAELEITDDLTYTSRFGARKSFSRKRVFTPRLDRYLVNGDPNQTREEFERLKAQNPENTSYAYNQLRFESVETYKYNWDNFINYKKSFGNHNFDVTLGGSKEQIGIGFEDNYTTFEVPEQEQYWSLRHASGSYDNIVEQFEYTPTNFMSFFGRIQYNFDSKYYISGTLRRDGSSTFQNNADYWGTFPSIGLGWTLTQEEFLRDSEIINFLKLRGSYGELGNSNVPFNATQIQTSENTGTSNYVFGPDQRLVFGAYVGTPARNLSWEIVREWSAGIDYELFDYKLTGSLDVYSRNTENTILRVQPLLNSTFATDFFDHGAEVLNQGVEFAINWSDELSEDFSYNISTNFSYNKNEVRNVRNNYDGQIGGDLGFGGIISKRLAEGQPLGSFWMYEAEGVWQTEDEIANNPSIGGALPGHLKYTDQNNDGVIDERDRTYQGSYIPRYNYGISLGFRYKNLDFNLDGYGVGGNKIYNALKAMRLGGENVTSEMFANRWTGPGTTNLHPGANRDIEASSYYLEDGGFFRINNITLGYTLPEFSEFINKIRIYGSAQNPLIFTNYSGFNPELNSNGDPYGTTGIELGAYPLTSTYLIGIDISL; encoded by the coding sequence ATGAAATTAAAATTATTTTCCATTTGTCTGGTCCTTTTATCCGGTTTTGGGTTCGCGCAGGAAACCAAAACTATTACAGGGGTAATTGTAGATCAAAATGAAATGCCTTTACCAGGAGCCGAAGTAAAGGTTATTGATAAAGAGATTTTTTCCGTTACCGATTTTGATGGAAATTTCACTTTAGAGAATGTTGAAGTTGGCGACGCCATAAGAGTTACATTCCTTGGATTTCTTCCGCAGCAGTTTACTGTGGCGCAGGATAATGAATATACTATTGCTTTAGAGGAAGACACCGATCAACTTGATGAAGTTGTGGTAGTTGGTTATGGTAGCCAGCGAAGACAGGATGTAACCGGTGCAATTAGTAAGGTTTCTTCTGAAGAAATTACACAACAGCCTGCGTCTACAGCTACTCAAGCCTTACAGGGAAAAGTTGCAGGTGTAAATATTGTTAATAGTGATCAACCTGGAGCTACACCTACGGTAACTATTAGGGGACTAGGAACTGCCCTTGGGGGTCGTAATCCTCTATATGTTGTAGATGGGGTGCCAGTTAACGATATTAATAATATAAGTCCATCTAGTATAGAATCTATGGATTTCTTAAAAGATGCTTCATCTGCTGCTATTTATGGTGTTAGGGCAGCTAATGGGGTAGTAATTGTTACTACAAAAAGAGGTAAATCGGGTAAAACTCGCTTTAATATGAGGAGCTTTTATGGGGTTAAACCAATCCTTAATCAGGTAGACATGGCGAATGCTAGCCAATATGTACAATACTTCAATGAAGAAAATGCAGCTATTGGAAGTGAAAACCGATTAGTAAATAACCAACCTTATGATACTAATTGGTATGATGAATTAACACAAGTAGGGAGTATTAATAATACTGTCTTCGATGTTTCGGGAGCAGGAGAGAATATTGACTATTACTTTAGCTTCGATTTTTACGAAGAAGAAGGATTGCTGCAGGAACAAAAGTTTCAGCGTTCTACGCTTACCAGTAATAACACTTATAAATTATTTGATGATCGCTTAAAGATCACCCAAAATTTCAATATGGCAATTAGGCACGAAACACCTAAGCCTTTGGGATCTTTTAATGTGGCCTATAGGCAATCGCCGCTCGTTCCTGTATTTTATCCTAGTGGGAGATATGGTGGGCCATTTTATAATCGCTCTACCGGTATTGCCACTAATATGGGAGCCGAAGGTGAAACTATAGGAAGGTTAACCAGCCATGGGAACCCTGTGGAAGCGGTAGACTTTTTCAATGAAAAATTAAACTCTATCAATTTACAAGGTAGCGTTACTGCAGAATTGGAAATAACAGATGATCTAACCTATACTTCCAGATTTGGTGCCAGGAAAAGCTTTTCAAGAAAAAGGGTTTTTACCCCCAGGCTGGATAGATATTTGGTTAATGGGGATCCTAATCAAACCCGGGAAGAGTTTGAGCGTCTAAAAGCTCAAAATCCGGAAAATACATCTTATGCTTATAATCAACTACGTTTCGAATCCGTTGAAACCTATAAGTATAACTGGGATAACTTTATAAATTATAAAAAGAGTTTCGGTAATCATAATTTCGATGTAACTCTTGGTGGCTCTAAAGAGCAAATAGGTATTGGTTTTGAAGATAACTACACCACGTTTGAAGTTCCAGAACAGGAACAATATTGGAGTTTGCGTCACGCTAGTGGATCATACGATAATATAGTTGAACAGTTTGAGTATACTCCAACAAATTTTATGTCCTTCTTTGGTAGAATTCAATATAATTTTGATAGTAAATATTATATAAGCGGAACACTACGAAGAGATGGTTCAAGTACCTTTCAAAACAATGCCGATTATTGGGGCACTTTCCCATCTATTGGTCTGGGATGGACTCTTACCCAGGAAGAATTTCTTAGGGATAGTGAAATCATTAATTTCTTAAAATTAAGAGGGTCTTACGGAGAACTTGGAAATTCAAATGTACCTTTTAATGCTACTCAAATACAAACTAGTGAAAATACGGGTACTTCCAACTATGTTTTTGGACCAGATCAACGACTTGTATTTGGAGCTTATGTGGGAACTCCGGCTAGAAACCTCAGCTGGGAAATAGTAAGAGAATGGAGTGCAGGTATAGATTATGAATTATTTGATTATAAATTGACTGGTTCTTTAGATGTTTATAGCAGGAATACTGAAAATACAATCTTACGTGTACAGCCACTACTAAACTCTACTTTTGCTACAGATTTTTTTGATCACGGAGCAGAAGTGCTTAATCAGGGGGTGGAATTCGCTATAAATTGGTCAGATGAGTTATCTGAAGATTTTAGCTACAATATATCTACAAATTTTTCTTACAATAAAAACGAAGTTAGAAATGTTAGGAATAATTATGATGGACAGATAGGAGGAGACCTTGGTTTTGGTGGCATAATTTCTAAACGTTTAGCAGAAGGACAGCCATTAGGATCATTTTGGATGTATGAGGCTGAGGGAGTGTGGCAAACTGAAGATGAAATTGCCAATAATCCATCAATAGGTGGCGCTTTACCGGGTCATCTAAAGTATACAGATCAAAATAACGACGGTGTAATCGATGAACGGGATAGAACTTATCAAGGTTCCTATATTCCTAGGTATAACTATGGAATCTCTTTAGGATTTAGGTACAAAAATTTAGATTTTAATCTTGATGGCTATGGAGTAGGAGGTAACAAAATATATAATGCACTTAAAGCAATGCGTTTAGGTGGTGAAAATGTTACTTCCGAAATGTTTGCGAATAGGTGGACGGGTCCTGGTACCACGAATTTACATCCTGGTGCAAATAGAGATATTGAAGCTTCAAGTTATTACCTTGAAGACGGTGGGTTCTTTAGAATTAATAATATAACCTTAGGATATACACTTCCAGAATTCTCTGAATTTATAAACAAAATAAGAATTTATGGGTCTGCTCAAAACCCATTAATCTTTACAAATTATAGTGGTTTTAATCCAGAGCTTAACTCAAATGGCGATCCTTATGGAACCACCGGTATTGAACTGGGAGCATATCCGCTTACCAGTACTTACTTAATTGGAATTGATATTTCGCTATAA